A genomic segment from Yimella sp. cx-51 encodes:
- a CDS encoding GNAT family N-acetyltransferase has product MHSPDLPIRTERLTLRAITPADADAMLGYKSIPEVVRFVPYGVLDRAAVEEKIRSVWSRSQFDQPGDAACLAVEESATGRLIGDVVFFWRSETDRTGEVGYIFHPDVTGRGYATEAVRALLEVGFGPMGLHRIIARIDERNEASVRVVERLGFRREAREVDSILVKGEWATMLTYALLEHEWADPEFTS; this is encoded by the coding sequence ATGCACTCCCCCGACCTACCGATCCGCACCGAGCGACTCACCCTGCGGGCGATCACGCCTGCCGATGCCGACGCGATGTTGGGCTACAAGTCCATCCCCGAGGTCGTGCGCTTCGTGCCGTACGGCGTGCTGGACCGAGCCGCTGTCGAGGAGAAGATCCGCTCGGTGTGGTCGCGCAGCCAGTTCGACCAGCCCGGGGACGCGGCGTGTTTGGCGGTCGAGGAATCAGCGACCGGTCGACTGATCGGCGACGTGGTCTTCTTCTGGCGCAGCGAGACCGATCGCACCGGCGAGGTCGGCTACATCTTCCATCCGGACGTTACGGGTCGCGGCTACGCGACCGAAGCCGTCCGCGCCCTGCTCGAAGTGGGCTTCGGGCCGATGGGCCTGCACCGGATCATCGCCCGCATCGACGAACGCAACGAGGCGTCCGTGCGCGTCGTGGAGCGGCTCGGCTTCCGGCGGGAGGCCCGCGAGGTCGACAGCATCCTGGTCAAGGGCGAGTGGGCCACGATGCTGACCTACGCGTTGTTGGAGCACGAGTGGGCAGACCCCGAGTTCACGTCTTGA
- a CDS encoding helix-turn-helix transcriptional regulator, with protein MTMLSPVPDSGSSERQTPDLAPAACLFKSFADPSRLAIVQHLLLGEHRVTDLVAHLGLAQSTVSAHLACLRDCGLLSTRVRGRSTYYSLAEPELTRSLFEIAEQLLDATGDAVALCPTSGSGR; from the coding sequence ATGACGATGTTATCGCCGGTTCCCGATAGCGGTTCGAGTGAACGGCAGACCCCGGATCTGGCTCCGGCAGCGTGCCTGTTCAAGTCCTTCGCCGACCCGAGTCGACTCGCGATCGTCCAGCACCTGCTGCTCGGTGAACATCGCGTCACCGACCTCGTCGCGCACCTCGGCCTCGCCCAGTCGACCGTCTCGGCCCACCTGGCCTGCCTGCGCGACTGCGGCCTGCTCAGCACCCGCGTGCGGGGGCGGTCGACCTACTACTCACTCGCCGAACCCGAGCTGACCCGCAGCTTGTTCGAGATCGCCGAGCAGTTGCTCGATGCGACCGGCGACGCCGTGGCGCTCTGCCCGACCAGTGGGTCGGGCCGGTGA
- a CDS encoding maleylpyruvate isomerase family mycothiol-dependent enzyme, whose product MHPAPPSELSELIEAYSQTGQAVLDLGLTCRDDEFDLPTQCPGWTVKDQISHVIGVEGALNGAPAPDVTVGDKPWVNNEFGQFMETHVEARRAVPGPDVVQEWAQLFPERVAMYHQLLADPEQELNTPLGQLDPASMLGTRVIDVWCHEQDIRHALNRIGNLDSPGAALFTLRVLEALPKRVAKAGLPIGTTVIIETTGPVQARTGVRVVEQDGKPFGEELFSGDSLPDGEGDGATTTIRLTTEELTRRGAGRVAVDDLRFQVDGDEDTALQVLEALVITP is encoded by the coding sequence ATGCATCCAGCCCCACCCAGCGAACTCAGTGAACTGATCGAGGCCTACTCCCAGACCGGTCAGGCCGTGCTCGACCTCGGGCTCACGTGTCGCGACGACGAGTTCGACCTGCCCACCCAGTGCCCGGGCTGGACCGTGAAAGACCAGATCTCCCACGTCATCGGCGTCGAAGGCGCGCTCAACGGCGCGCCGGCGCCGGACGTCACCGTGGGCGACAAGCCCTGGGTGAACAACGAGTTCGGGCAGTTCATGGAGACCCACGTCGAGGCGCGCCGAGCAGTGCCCGGGCCGGACGTGGTGCAGGAATGGGCGCAGCTATTCCCCGAACGCGTCGCGATGTACCACCAATTGCTGGCCGACCCGGAGCAGGAACTCAACACCCCGCTCGGCCAGCTCGACCCGGCGTCCATGCTCGGCACGCGCGTCATCGACGTGTGGTGTCACGAGCAGGACATCCGCCACGCCCTCAACCGCATCGGCAACCTCGACTCACCCGGCGCCGCGCTCTTCACCCTGCGCGTGCTGGAGGCGCTCCCGAAGCGCGTGGCCAAGGCCGGTCTCCCGATCGGCACCACCGTCATCATCGAGACCACCGGCCCCGTGCAGGCGCGCACCGGCGTCCGCGTCGTGGAGCAGGACGGCAAACCTTTCGGCGAAGAACTCTTCTCCGGCGATTCGCTGCCCGACGGCGAAGGCGATGGCGCGACCACCACGATCCGCCTGACCACCGAGGAACTCACCCGCCGCGGCGCCGGCCGCGTCGCTGTTGACGACCTGCGCTTCCAGGTGGACGGCGACGAAGACACCGCTCTCCAGGTGCTCGAGGCGTTGGTCATCACTCCGTAG
- a CDS encoding cation diffusion facilitator family transporter produces the protein MTLTIAAGPDRKAALIRRAQLLALATVVYNTIECVVALAAGGAADSTSLIGFGLDSAVEVSSGLIVLWQFRHHLPESRERTAQKLMAGAFLALALFVGVESVRALVTQQRPEASTIGMVIAALSLAIMPFLSWSQRRTGRELGSGSVVADSKQTLLCTYLSAVLLVGLALNALFGWWWADPIAALVIAAVALKEGREAWRGEGCCASPGWARSEADACGAGCDCCADGVCSA, from the coding sequence GTGACCCTCACGATTGCAGCGGGTCCGGACCGTAAGGCCGCCCTCATTCGTCGGGCGCAGCTGCTCGCCCTCGCCACCGTCGTCTACAACACGATCGAATGCGTCGTCGCGCTGGCCGCGGGCGGTGCGGCCGACTCGACCTCGCTGATCGGCTTCGGCCTCGACTCGGCGGTGGAGGTGTCGAGCGGCCTGATCGTGCTGTGGCAGTTCCGGCACCACCTGCCCGAATCGCGCGAACGCACCGCCCAGAAGTTGATGGCCGGAGCTTTCCTGGCGCTCGCACTCTTTGTCGGCGTCGAGTCCGTGCGTGCGCTGGTGACCCAGCAGCGTCCCGAGGCCTCGACCATCGGCATGGTGATCGCCGCACTGTCGCTGGCGATCATGCCCTTCCTGTCGTGGTCCCAGCGACGCACCGGGCGCGAACTCGGTTCGGGCAGCGTCGTGGCCGACTCCAAGCAGACCCTGCTGTGCACCTACCTGTCGGCCGTGCTCCTGGTCGGTCTCGCCCTCAACGCTTTGTTCGGTTGGTGGTGGGCCGATCCGATCGCCGCGCTCGTCATCGCCGCAGTCGCCCTGAAGGAAGGGCGCGAGGCGTGGCGAGGCGAGGGTTGTTGTGCATCGCCCGGCTGGGCGCGGTCCGAGGCGGACGCTTGCGGCGCGGGCTGTGACTGTTGTGCGGACGGGGTGTGTTCGGCATGA
- a CDS encoding MDR family MFS transporter: protein MTAATATTKPGKPSNGEYSHQQILRILTGLLMGMFLAALDQTIVSTAIRTIGDELHGLSMQAWVTTAYLITSTIATPIYGKLGDLYGRKKLFLFAISVFIIGSFACAFAGSMTQLAIFRAVQGVGAGGLFTLALAIIGDIVAPRERAKYTGYFMAVFATSSVLGPVVGGLFAETSSILGITGWRWVFLVNVPLGIAALFVVSRTLQLHHVRREARIDWWGAVALVVALVPLLTVAEQGREWGWTSGRSLAAYAIGIVGIVAFVLIERAMGDNALIPLRIFRIRAASVTIVASVIVGLAMFGAMMVLPLYMQIVHGASPMMSGLMMLPLVLGMMSAAMISGIITSKTGVIRIFPIIGTAVATVAMVLLWTIDADTNLAIVMAFMLLLGIGIGNCMQPLTLIVQNAVPPQEIGVATSAATFFRQLGGTLGVAVFLSILFSTVGDKISSAFKTEMPAIQQAVKADPSLLQNPYNAGVIKGDTTLMAKVQDDSSIIGKMSDVVAHPFKVGFADSISQIFIAAAAVMLVGFFVTMLMPKVELRAQSASAAIRTQDGESAAPAAAGAASVGVASAGGTEPASAVEGEATSDGWASEPGPTDAVHTTAAGVCAGQTPDDLPGGQTSDELPSEQNLSPRHAASSDAVVDDETPSHTKPKHAAD from the coding sequence ATGACCGCCGCCACCGCAACGACCAAGCCCGGGAAGCCGTCCAACGGCGAGTACTCGCACCAGCAGATCCTGCGGATCCTCACGGGCCTGCTGATGGGAATGTTCCTCGCAGCGCTCGACCAGACCATCGTCTCCACCGCGATCCGCACCATCGGCGACGAACTGCACGGCCTCTCGATGCAGGCCTGGGTGACGACCGCCTACCTGATCACGTCCACCATCGCCACACCGATCTACGGCAAGCTCGGCGACCTCTACGGCCGCAAGAAGCTCTTCCTCTTTGCGATCAGCGTCTTCATCATCGGCTCGTTCGCCTGCGCGTTCGCCGGTTCGATGACCCAACTCGCCATCTTCCGAGCGGTGCAAGGCGTGGGCGCCGGCGGCCTGTTCACCCTCGCCCTGGCAATCATCGGAGACATCGTCGCCCCACGTGAGCGCGCGAAGTACACCGGCTACTTCATGGCTGTCTTCGCCACGTCCTCCGTGCTCGGCCCGGTCGTGGGTGGCCTATTCGCCGAGACCAGCTCGATCCTCGGGATCACCGGCTGGCGCTGGGTCTTCCTGGTGAACGTCCCGCTCGGTATCGCCGCGCTCTTCGTGGTCAGCCGCACGCTGCAACTGCACCACGTCCGCCGCGAGGCCCGCATCGACTGGTGGGGCGCCGTCGCGCTGGTCGTCGCGCTCGTCCCGCTGCTGACCGTGGCCGAACAGGGCCGCGAATGGGGCTGGACGTCCGGACGTTCGCTCGCCGCGTACGCCATCGGCATCGTCGGCATCGTCGCCTTCGTGCTCATCGAGCGGGCCATGGGCGACAACGCACTGATCCCGTTGCGCATCTTCCGCATCCGCGCAGCCAGCGTCACGATCGTCGCGTCGGTGATCGTCGGTCTGGCGATGTTCGGCGCGATGATGGTGCTGCCGCTCTACATGCAGATCGTGCACGGCGCGTCGCCGATGATGTCGGGCCTGATGATGCTGCCGCTGGTGCTCGGCATGATGAGCGCGGCGATGATCTCCGGCATCATCACGTCCAAGACGGGCGTCATCCGGATCTTCCCGATCATCGGTACGGCCGTCGCGACCGTTGCGATGGTGCTGCTGTGGACCATTGACGCAGACACCAACCTGGCGATCGTCATGGCGTTCATGCTGCTGCTCGGCATCGGTATCGGTAACTGCATGCAGCCGCTGACGCTCATCGTGCAGAACGCCGTGCCGCCGCAGGAGATCGGCGTCGCCACCTCGGCAGCGACCTTCTTCCGCCAGCTCGGCGGAACGCTCGGCGTCGCGGTCTTCCTGTCGATCCTGTTCAGCACGGTCGGCGACAAGATCTCCTCCGCATTCAAGACCGAAATGCCCGCGATCCAGCAGGCCGTCAAGGCTGACCCGTCGCTGCTGCAGAACCCCTACAACGCCGGTGTCATCAAGGGCGACACGACGCTGATGGCGAAGGTGCAGGACGATTCGTCGATCATCGGCAAGATGTCGGACGTCGTCGCGCACCCCTTCAAGGTCGGATTCGCCGACTCGATCTCACAGATCTTCATCGCGGCTGCCGCCGTGATGCTGGTGGGCTTCTTCGTGACGATGCTGATGCCCAAGGTCGAACTACGGGCGCAGTCGGCGTCCGCCGCGATACGCACCCAGGACGGCGAGTCGGCTGCTCCTGCTGCGGCTGGTGCCGCCTCGGTCGGCGTTGCCAGCGCCGGTGGCACAGAACCTGCGAGTGCTGTCGAGGGCGAAGCAACCTCGGACGGTTGGGCCAGCGAGCCCGGCCCCACCGACGCCGTCCACACCACGGCCGCGGGCGTCTGCGCCGGACAGACTCCGGACGATCTACCGGGTGGCCAGACCTCGGACGAACTGCCGAGCGAGCAAAACTTGTCGCCAAGGCACGCTGCGTCGTCAGACGCGGTTGTCGACGACGAGACGCCGAGCCACACCAAGCCCAAGCACGCGGCCGACTGA
- a CDS encoding ABC transporter permease, giving the protein MVITWGWSVVIGCLLLIALPVALQWRAGTGLDRQIAVAGLRSIVQLVLVALVIGAAITRLWASLLVMVAMFVMAVLTSAKRIGLERRQAPVAAIAMGAGLVPVVAITTLSGTIPFAGVALIPIAGTVMNNIMSAHTLFGRNAYAALQEQHEIFEGYLALGLPPRVAARELLHPRIQEALVPGIDSVRTAGIVTLPGAFLGVMLGGGSPLQAAMAQVIVLLGVLCAQSCTALAQFEWITRGMLVRGDLRTLFGR; this is encoded by the coding sequence GTGGTGATCACCTGGGGTTGGTCGGTCGTCATCGGGTGCCTGCTGCTGATCGCGCTCCCGGTGGCGCTGCAATGGCGCGCCGGCACCGGCCTCGATCGGCAGATCGCCGTCGCCGGACTGCGTTCGATCGTGCAACTGGTTCTCGTCGCGCTGGTCATCGGCGCCGCCATCACGCGGTTGTGGGCGAGCCTGCTGGTGATGGTGGCGATGTTCGTGATGGCGGTGCTGACGAGCGCCAAACGGATCGGCCTCGAGCGTCGGCAGGCGCCCGTCGCCGCGATCGCAATGGGCGCCGGCCTGGTTCCCGTCGTGGCGATCACCACCTTGTCGGGCACGATCCCGTTCGCCGGGGTGGCCCTCATCCCGATCGCCGGGACGGTGATGAACAACATCATGTCGGCGCACACCCTGTTCGGCCGCAACGCCTACGCGGCCCTGCAGGAGCAGCACGAAATCTTCGAGGGCTACCTCGCGCTCGGCCTGCCGCCTCGGGTCGCCGCCCGCGAACTGCTGCACCCGCGCATCCAGGAGGCGCTGGTGCCCGGCATCGACAGCGTCCGCACCGCCGGCATCGTCACCCTGCCCGGCGCCTTCCTCGGCGTGATGCTCGGCGGCGGTTCACCACTTCAGGCCGCGATGGCGCAGGTGATCGTGCTGCTCGGGGTGTTGTGCGCGCAGAGTTGCACCGCGCTGGCGCAGTTCGAATGGATCACCCGCGGGATGTTGGTGCGCGGTGATCTGCGGACGCTGTTCGGGCGCTGA
- a CDS encoding MerR family transcriptional regulator, whose amino-acid sequence MLSIGDFARLAGVSVRMLRHYDQLGLVSPARVDDHSGYRFYEPGQLSRVHALLGLKDLGFTLEQINPMLAGQVDADRFRSLLDERRAALRDQIDADRRRLDEVERRLRWMDGSTTMEFTEKSLPALTLSHRTAVVADQTEIGPVIGPMFQDLVVAQVRAGGRPAHPAYAWYSGDGEKLHFGAGFATSIEGEQQGHLEPVERAVTTTYVGAMDGIGAAWAELGSYVAAQGLEPVGPCREVYLNTEGPQEGWVTELQQPVAQG is encoded by the coding sequence ATGTTGAGTATCGGAGATTTCGCACGGCTCGCCGGGGTGTCGGTCCGGATGCTGCGTCATTACGACCAGCTCGGTCTGGTGTCACCGGCGCGCGTCGACGACCACTCGGGCTACCGCTTCTACGAGCCCGGGCAGTTGTCCCGCGTGCACGCCCTGCTCGGTTTGAAGGACCTCGGGTTCACGCTCGAACAGATCAATCCGATGCTGGCCGGACAGGTCGACGCCGACCGGTTTCGCAGCCTGCTCGACGAACGTCGGGCCGCGCTGCGCGACCAGATCGATGCCGATCGTCGCCGCCTTGACGAGGTCGAGCGACGTCTGCGATGGATGGATGGGAGTACCACCATGGAGTTCACCGAGAAGTCGCTGCCCGCCCTGACCCTCAGTCATCGGACGGCTGTCGTCGCCGACCAGACCGAGATCGGCCCGGTCATCGGTCCGATGTTCCAGGATCTGGTCGTCGCCCAGGTGCGAGCCGGCGGTCGTCCGGCGCACCCCGCGTACGCCTGGTACAGCGGGGACGGTGAGAAGTTGCACTTCGGCGCCGGTTTCGCGACCAGCATCGAGGGCGAGCAGCAGGGCCACCTCGAACCGGTCGAGCGGGCCGTCACGACCACCTATGTCGGGGCGATGGACGGGATCGGGGCGGCCTGGGCCGAACTCGGCTCGTACGTCGCGGCGCAGGGTCTGGAACCGGTCGGCCCGTGCCGCGAGGTCTACCTCAACACCGAGGGGCCGCAGGAGGGCTGGGTGACCGAGTTGCAGCAACCCGTCGCCCAAGGCTGA
- a CDS encoding class I SAM-dependent methyltransferase encodes MGKISNDPDAVAAQYATSDRLSTRASVWQDTPDGRNPRRAALAAVAAADPAAYLEIGCGTGDFALSVQEALPTAHVIATDASQAMALETAGKGVLAQVARADDLPFDDASFDVVYAGWMLYHVPDLDAAIGEVRRVLRPGGTFVAATNGAEHMADLMGEAGGEPLITQFSTENGQEVLSRQFTVIEQEDFDTRARFADHASAQAYLNTFSAELAAQLPSFEGEREYRGSSSVFVAR; translated from the coding sequence GTGGGCAAGATCTCGAACGACCCGGACGCCGTCGCGGCTCAGTACGCCACCTCCGATCGCCTCAGCACGCGCGCATCGGTGTGGCAGGACACGCCGGACGGCCGCAACCCTCGCCGCGCGGCGCTCGCCGCTGTCGCGGCAGCCGACCCCGCGGCCTATCTTGAGATCGGCTGCGGCACAGGCGACTTCGCGCTCTCCGTGCAAGAAGCACTGCCGACCGCGCACGTGATCGCGACGGACGCCTCCCAGGCGATGGCCCTCGAAACCGCAGGCAAGGGAGTGCTGGCCCAAGTTGCGCGGGCTGACGACCTGCCGTTCGACGACGCCTCCTTCGATGTCGTCTACGCCGGCTGGATGCTCTACCACGTGCCCGATCTGGACGCCGCGATCGGCGAAGTGCGCCGTGTGCTGCGACCGGGCGGCACCTTCGTCGCGGCGACCAACGGCGCCGAGCACATGGCCGACCTGATGGGTGAGGCCGGTGGCGAACCGCTGATCACCCAGTTCAGTACGGAGAATGGTCAAGAGGTTTTGAGTCGGCAGTTCACCGTCATCGAGCAGGAAGACTTCGACACCCGCGCCCGGTTCGCCGATCACGCATCCGCGCAGGCTTACCTGAACACCTTCTCCGCGGAGCTCGCGGCACAGCTGCCGAGCTTCGAGGGAGAACGCGAATACCGCGGTAGCAGTTCGGTTTTCGTCGCCCGATGA
- a CDS encoding MarR family winged helix-turn-helix transcriptional regulator, whose product MPSPTVSTEVAAELANDLVHVVKKLSALRHLRPRFHPAIDASAYPVLIALTRGDHRVSAIAASVHSDVSTVSRQVSHLVSAGVAEKVADPDDGRAQVVRLTAEGHDIRDQLATSRAQWFQSMLQGWTTDEVTEFTRYLSRFDQALTHELDQRNTTGKEDA is encoded by the coding sequence ATGCCCAGCCCCACTGTGAGCACCGAAGTCGCCGCCGAGCTGGCGAATGATCTGGTGCACGTCGTGAAGAAATTGTCGGCGCTGCGCCACCTGCGGCCCCGCTTCCACCCCGCGATCGATGCGTCTGCCTATCCCGTGTTGATCGCCCTGACCCGCGGCGACCATCGGGTGTCAGCGATCGCGGCGAGCGTCCACTCCGACGTGTCGACCGTCAGCCGCCAGGTGAGCCACCTCGTGAGCGCAGGTGTTGCCGAGAAGGTGGCGGATCCGGACGACGGCCGTGCCCAGGTCGTCCGCCTCACCGCCGAAGGACACGACATCCGCGATCAGCTGGCCACAAGTCGCGCGCAGTGGTTCCAATCCATGCTGCAGGGCTGGACGACCGACGAGGTCACCGAGTTCACCCGGTACCTGTCCCGGTTCGACCAAGCCCTCACCCACGAACTCGACCAACGAAACACCACCGGAAAGGAGGACGCATGA
- a CDS encoding cytochrome c oxidase assembly protein has protein sequence MIDRRLLAPCANVLAVTVTTLAVVFSGAATPLELLDPGPAARWGLPITRTVHDLAAALTVGALLVGGLLVPESSTSQRRRRTASIAAWSGLVWALAGAVHAVLAYAAAAGVPVGAPGFWTGAWKFTWDLEVLRAPAITAVGAAIVSAWCFLGPRRDGQAWAFFGSLLALWPLALAGHAAGSPDHETAVDSLAVHLISVAIWVGGLATICLLWTSLGKATAVVLERFSKIAVWCYVAVAGSGVLAALLRLGSPGDLFSKYGTLLLLKAAVLVGLGVLGDRQRRKVLAELAKDPKDAPAKSLAVRLASIEVLLMAVAIGLATALARTAPPIVDEESTDPVTALTGYPAPPPISASEIFFSWRTQWLFTTAALVAIGVYLAWVRRLYRRGDRWSIGRTISWCSGWLLFIFIVDGGPGVYGRVMFSAHMAEHMMLAMVIPILLVRGAGVTLALRALPKRQDKTLGPRELLLASVHSKVMTVVANPAIIATIVLGTLVMFYFTRWFEFALTTHTGHLTMVIHFMLSGYLFAWALVGIDPGPRKWPAPVRMLVLLVTVAFHAFFGVALMTGTQLLGGEFFSRIQLSYVPDLLIDQQRAGTVAWGVGEVPALVLTMLIAYEWYRTDNRDAKRHERQAERDGDAELNAYNNYLAGLRGGRKEQS, from the coding sequence ATGATCGACCGCCGCCTGCTCGCTCCGTGTGCGAACGTCCTCGCCGTCACCGTCACCACCCTCGCGGTCGTCTTCTCCGGCGCTGCCACACCGCTCGAACTCCTCGACCCCGGCCCAGCGGCCCGCTGGGGCCTGCCGATCACCCGCACCGTCCACGACCTCGCGGCGGCCCTGACCGTCGGAGCGTTGCTGGTCGGCGGTCTGCTCGTGCCCGAATCATCCACCTCCCAGCGGCGGCGGCGCACCGCGTCCATCGCTGCCTGGAGCGGGTTGGTCTGGGCGCTCGCGGGTGCCGTCCACGCCGTGCTCGCCTACGCCGCGGCCGCCGGAGTGCCGGTGGGCGCGCCCGGATTCTGGACGGGCGCATGGAAGTTCACCTGGGACCTCGAGGTCTTGCGAGCCCCCGCCATCACCGCAGTTGGTGCAGCGATCGTCAGCGCCTGGTGCTTCCTGGGTCCACGTCGGGACGGGCAGGCATGGGCCTTCTTCGGATCGCTGCTCGCGCTGTGGCCGCTGGCGCTGGCCGGGCACGCCGCCGGTAGCCCCGACCACGAGACCGCGGTCGATTCACTTGCCGTCCACCTCATCTCGGTCGCTATCTGGGTCGGCGGCCTTGCCACCATCTGCCTGCTGTGGACCTCGCTGGGCAAGGCAACCGCGGTCGTCCTCGAACGCTTCTCCAAGATTGCCGTCTGGTGCTACGTCGCGGTTGCCGGTTCGGGTGTGCTTGCTGCACTGCTGCGGCTGGGCAGCCCGGGCGACCTCTTCAGCAAGTACGGCACGCTGTTGCTCCTCAAGGCAGCCGTGCTCGTCGGCCTCGGCGTGCTGGGTGACAGGCAGCGTCGCAAGGTGCTCGCCGAGCTCGCGAAAGATCCCAAGGACGCACCCGCGAAGTCGCTGGCCGTGCGCCTGGCGTCCATCGAAGTGCTGCTCATGGCAGTCGCGATCGGGTTGGCCACCGCCTTGGCCCGCACCGCACCGCCGATCGTCGACGAGGAGTCGACCGACCCGGTGACGGCGTTGACGGGTTATCCGGCGCCGCCGCCGATCAGCGCCAGTGAGATCTTCTTCAGTTGGCGCACGCAGTGGCTGTTCACCACCGCTGCCCTCGTCGCGATCGGGGTCTACCTTGCCTGGGTGCGCCGTCTGTACCGGCGCGGCGACCGCTGGTCGATCGGGCGCACGATCTCCTGGTGCTCCGGCTGGTTGCTGTTCATCTTCATCGTCGACGGCGGCCCGGGGGTGTACGGCCGGGTGATGTTCTCCGCGCACATGGCCGAACACATGATGCTGGCGATGGTGATCCCGATCCTGCTGGTGCGCGGCGCCGGGGTGACTCTCGCGCTGCGGGCCCTACCCAAGCGCCAGGACAAGACGCTCGGCCCGCGCGAACTGCTGCTGGCATCCGTGCACTCCAAGGTCATGACGGTGGTGGCCAATCCGGCGATCATCGCGACGATCGTGCTCGGCACGCTGGTGATGTTCTACTTCACGCGGTGGTTCGAGTTCGCGCTCACCACGCACACCGGGCACCTGACGATGGTCATCCACTTCATGCTGTCGGGCTACCTGTTCGCGTGGGCGCTGGTCGGCATCGACCCCGGCCCGCGCAAGTGGCCCGCGCCGGTGCGCATGCTGGTGCTGCTGGTGACCGTCGCCTTCCACGCCTTCTTCGGCGTCGCGCTGATGACCGGCACGCAACTGCTCGGCGGCGAGTTCTTCAGCCGCATCCAACTCTCGTACGTGCCCGACCTGTTGATCGACCAGCAGCGCGCCGGCACGGTGGCCTGGGGTGTGGGTGAGGTGCCGGCCCTTGTCCTGACGATGCTCATCGCCTACGAGTGGTACCGCACCGACAATCGGGACGCCAAGCGTCACGAACGCCAGGCAGAGCGCGACGGAGACGCCGAACTCAACGCGTACAACAACTACCTGGCCGGGCTGCGCGGCGGCCGGAAGGAGCAGTCATGA
- a CDS encoding cation diffusion facilitator family transporter: MSGHDHGHGSANRSRLLIALAITLSVLVVEVVGAALTGSLALLVDAAHMLTDSVGLIVAVVAATLMARPATSRRTWGWQRAEVIAAGAQAAVLLVVGGYAIYEGIRRLIDPPEVSSGSLAVIGAIGLAANVASLFVLAGGRGHNLNMRAAFLEVANDALGSVAVLVAGVVIQLTGWTRADAVAGLLVAALILPRAVILLRESAVILLESTPAGLDLDEVREHILSLPHVVGVHDLHASTVASGLPVLTSHVVLGDQCFTDGHSQQILAALQGCVASHHDVSIEHCTFQLETAQVAAAHTEHLHA; the protein is encoded by the coding sequence ATGAGCGGGCACGACCACGGACACGGGAGTGCCAACCGGAGCCGGTTGTTGATCGCTCTCGCGATCACCTTGTCGGTGCTGGTGGTCGAGGTCGTCGGTGCGGCGCTCACCGGTTCGCTGGCGCTGCTGGTCGACGCCGCCCACATGCTCACCGATTCCGTCGGTCTGATCGTCGCCGTGGTTGCGGCGACGCTGATGGCCCGACCAGCGACCTCACGACGCACCTGGGGCTGGCAGCGGGCCGAGGTGATCGCGGCCGGCGCGCAGGCAGCGGTGCTGTTGGTCGTCGGCGGCTACGCGATCTACGAGGGCATCCGCCGGCTGATCGACCCGCCGGAGGTCTCGTCCGGCAGCCTCGCGGTCATCGGAGCGATCGGTCTGGCCGCGAACGTGGCCTCACTGTTCGTGCTGGCCGGCGGACGCGGCCACAACCTGAACATGCGCGCGGCCTTCCTCGAGGTGGCCAATGACGCCCTCGGTTCGGTCGCGGTGCTGGTTGCCGGTGTCGTCATCCAACTGACCGGTTGGACCCGTGCCGACGCAGTAGCGGGTCTGCTCGTCGCCGCGTTGATCCTGCCCCGGGCAGTCATCCTGCTTCGCGAGTCAGCGGTCATCCTGCTGGAGTCGACGCCCGCCGGACTCGACCTGGACGAGGTTCGCGAACACATCCTCTCCCTGCCGCACGTGGTCGGCGTGCACGACCTGCACGCGTCCACCGTGGCCAGCGGCCTGCCCGTGCTCACCAGCCACGTGGTGCTCGGCGACCAGTGCTTCACCGACGGTCATTCGCAGCAGATCCTCGCCGCGCTGCAGGGCTGCGTCGCCTCCCACCACGACGTCAGCATCGAACACTGCACCTTCCAGCTCGAGACGGCGCAGGTGGCCGCGGCGCACACCGAACACCTGCACGCCTGA